One Candidatus Methanoperedens sp. DNA segment encodes these proteins:
- a CDS encoding helix-turn-helix domain-containing protein: protein MLESSGFLTQKDIVKQTYLPARTVRYALNRLKEEKVLQERFYFQDARQSLYGLNFNAPEVVTG from the coding sequence GTGCTTGAATCGAGCGGCTTTTTAACACAGAAAGATATTGTAAAGCAAACCTATCTTCCAGCCAGGACAGTGCGCTATGCCCTGAACAGGCTGAAAGAAGAAAAAGTATTGCAGGAGCGCTTCTATTTCCAGGATGCGCGGCAGAGCCTGTACGGGCTGAACTTTAATGCCCCGGAGGTGGTTACTGGTTAG
- a CDS encoding sulfurtransferase TusA family protein, translated as MHKLDARGKVCPLPLFYTKKEIDGLKPGEELEVLTDDTIAKDTIPRWSKEHGHEIVKIEDSGRDLRVIIRKC; from the coding sequence ATGCATAAATTAGACGCAAGAGGCAAGGTATGCCCGCTGCCGCTGTTCTACACCAAGAAAGAGATCGACGGGTTGAAACCCGGGGAAGAGCTTGAAGTATTGACTGATGATACCATCGCAAAAGATACGATTCCGCGGTGGAGCAAGGAACACGGGCATGAGATAGTTAAGATTGAGGATTCGGGCCGAGATCTTAGAGTGATTATAAGAAAATGCTGA
- a CDS encoding S-layer protein domain-containing protein, producing the protein MKKIIAIFALVLILIMPATAANVTKVEIHGVVFDQGSKIYNTTLLWDAQKFPGFWYNFNGGKSSETLSITQSASSLTASSRTIQKENLFYNTSLTDQNFTVFTEKGKEVENGLDYSSGTFTKSATGGKYAQLGWFGVQYVAVNGKANKLARLLVNQGRGIEEQKTLKLGTIWELGEGYNLTVEALDTTASPRQAHLSLSRDGKILDNKVVNEGDVYSYSVNNLKGESDVPVFVTNVVSIFAGAEGMSTLVQLRYTWFISQNVLEVKAGDAFGVFEVKEANENYVLLYNKDKTINLDQNTVQPLYGDLKFRVADSSTALRFYPILEQTIPTAPKVELKAASATATATTMPAATQTAAATPAPASLQAAAPSQTLSSNSLQTDTKPGIIAEPQQWYWELFAMAGLVTTGYLILRRD; encoded by the coding sequence ATGAAAAAAATAATAGCAATATTTGCACTCGTGCTCATTTTAATAATGCCCGCAACTGCTGCCAATGTGACCAAAGTCGAGATTCACGGCGTTGTTTTTGACCAGGGTTCGAAAATATATAATACCACATTGCTGTGGGATGCCCAGAAATTCCCGGGTTTCTGGTATAACTTTAACGGCGGCAAATCAAGTGAAACTCTCAGCATTACTCAATCTGCATCAAGCTTAACAGCCAGCAGCAGGACTATCCAGAAGGAAAATCTTTTCTATAATACCTCACTCACAGACCAGAACTTTACAGTGTTCACTGAGAAGGGCAAAGAAGTAGAGAATGGTCTTGATTACAGCAGCGGTACCTTTACAAAGAGCGCTACAGGCGGTAAATATGCTCAGCTTGGCTGGTTTGGCGTGCAGTACGTGGCTGTAAACGGCAAAGCAAATAAGTTAGCCAGGTTACTTGTTAATCAGGGAAGAGGTATTGAAGAACAGAAGACATTAAAGCTTGGTACAATCTGGGAGCTCGGGGAAGGTTATAATCTTACTGTCGAAGCACTTGATACAACAGCATCCCCAAGACAGGCGCACCTTTCCTTATCCAGGGATGGAAAAATATTGGATAATAAAGTGGTTAACGAGGGTGACGTTTATTCGTATTCCGTGAATAACCTGAAAGGTGAATCCGATGTCCCGGTATTCGTTACAAATGTAGTGAGCATTTTTGCAGGTGCAGAAGGTATGTCTACTTTAGTCCAGCTCAGATATACATGGTTCATCTCACAGAATGTGCTTGAGGTCAAAGCTGGGGATGCGTTTGGGGTATTTGAGGTCAAGGAGGCAAATGAAAACTACGTGCTCCTCTACAATAAGGACAAGACCATAAACCTTGACCAGAACACGGTGCAGCCGTTGTACGGTGACCTGAAGTTCAGGGTGGCGGATAGTTCGACTGCGCTGCGGTTCTATCCGATTCTCGAACAAACAATTCCGACAGCGCCCAAGGTGGAATTAAAAGCCGCAAGTGCTACAGCAACTGCTACTACCATGCCCGCTGCGACACAGACAGCAGCTGCAACTCCAGCGCCTGCCTCGCTGCAGGCAGCAGCGCCATCTCAAACACTATCGTCAAATTCCCTGCAGACGGATACGAAACCGGGCATTATAGCCGAACCACAGCAGTGGTATTGGGAGTTGTTTGCAATGGCAGGACTTGTTACGACAGGATATTTAATACTGAGGAGAGATTAA
- a CDS encoding ABC transporter permease, producing MEKNFIKGISFLRNGIQRSLIIVIFLALWEILPDAGIVDRAFLPPVSEVVAALIKMLSSGILIEHILISLQRAFLGFALAVLVAIPLGILMGWYKLFERFVDPLIQAFRNTSTLALYPVFILFLGIGEASKVALLFQASLWPILINTISGVKNVDPLLIKSARSMAVSNVFIFRKVVLPSSIPSIASGIRMSASISLVVLVAAEMIGAKSGLGFLIINSQYNFMIPEMYAAIVTLVVLGLALNYALVWLEKKATGWKEEINI from the coding sequence ATGGAAAAGAACTTCATAAAAGGCATCTCCTTTCTGAGAAACGGCATCCAGAGAAGTTTAATAATAGTGATATTCCTTGCACTCTGGGAAATATTGCCTGATGCAGGTATAGTAGACCGCGCTTTTCTTCCCCCGGTCTCCGAAGTGGTAGCGGCGCTTATAAAAATGCTTTCTTCAGGTATTTTGATAGAACATATACTGATAAGCCTGCAGAGGGCTTTTTTGGGATTTGCTCTTGCAGTGCTGGTGGCTATTCCGCTCGGGATATTGATGGGATGGTATAAACTGTTTGAAAGGTTTGTCGATCCTTTAATCCAGGCTTTCAGGAATACCTCAACCCTGGCGTTATACCCTGTTTTCATACTCTTCCTCGGGATAGGCGAAGCCTCCAAGGTCGCCCTACTCTTTCAAGCATCACTGTGGCCGATTTTGATAAACACCATAAGCGGAGTGAAAAATGTTGACCCGCTCCTGATAAAATCTGCAAGGTCCATGGCTGTTTCGAACGTTTTCATTTTCAGGAAAGTAGTGCTGCCTTCTTCGATACCGTCAATAGCCTCTGGTATCAGGATGAGCGCTTCGATATCTCTTGTGGTTCTTGTAGCTGCAGAAATGATCGGCGCCAAATCAGGGCTGGGGTTTCTCATCATAAATTCGCAGTACAACTTCATGATTCCTGAGATGTACGCTGCAATCGTTACTTTAGTCGTGCTGGGGCTTGCTCTTAATTATGCTCTTGTCTGGCTGGAGAAGAAAGCTACCGGCTGGAAAGAGGAAATAAATATCTAA
- a CDS encoding helix-turn-helix domain-containing protein has translation MRDILSGDGFSLTDTGIPGKGLGNYSSIKIDGFSPSMKLVLNILENHGPLTQKEITKVTRLPTRTVRYALNRLKQEDILEEREYFQDARQCLYQIK, from the coding sequence ATGAGGGATATTTTGTCAGGTGATGGGTTCAGTTTGACGGATACAGGCATTCCAGGTAAAGGATTGGGAAATTATAGTTCGATTAAGATCGATGGTTTCTCACCTTCGATGAAACTTGTTCTTAATATACTTGAAAACCATGGGCCACTGACACAAAAAGAGATAACTAAAGTTACCCGTCTTCCCACAAGAACAGTGCGCTATGCCTTGAACAGATTAAAACAAGAAGATATTTTAGAAGAGCGTGAATATTTCCAGGATGCCAGACAGTGCCTGTATCAGATAAAATGA
- a CDS encoding 2-hydroxyacyl-CoA dehydratase family protein codes for MSNNGLFSYPAELEPQFAETEDINFRDGTSVPASQVWAFMTREAPKRFPFAFDSSANHIGRLSDDVEFFGGIKRGYLTLTLKDRLLEAHGRGVPVVLIQGGQSMDPYYAAGGIPLRPGFVMQWARTMQEGLNLREADLRGLEILESGRKKISIEACNQIAAHAAIDDKVVPVDLIAPYLCLRCSDMAYLVESHRSKNGEVPRYLVDYPIENENKEWALSYLATMLRTLTKKISDASGKEVTDKDVLEEIKLENKGRQLARDIIELWWSAKVPPINSTDFYGVPFLANDFVGDPVATVGVLEETKKEVEERVKHSVIGTGLVDDPKRLFVCGSCVGPNPHHVEKAGGVLVGRDDNWSSVSSDVMENGDPYENLGRAILSFPYEQPTEKRAEWTAEQVKKSRADGVVFMYNWGCNFQTAVARMMSDIIKEKTGVPTTFIEVGELGRMEALEQSENRIESFIEILR; via the coding sequence ATGAGCAATAACGGACTGTTCAGTTATCCGGCAGAGCTGGAGCCGCAGTTTGCTGAGACCGAGGACATAAATTTCAGGGATGGAACAAGCGTTCCAGCGTCACAGGTCTGGGCCTTCATGACCAGGGAAGCCCCGAAGAGGTTCCCGTTCGCTTTTGACAGCAGCGCCAACCATATCGGCAGGCTTTCTGATGACGTGGAGTTCTTCGGCGGCATCAAAAGGGGCTACCTGACCCTTACTCTTAAGGACCGCCTGTTAGAGGCTCATGGTAGAGGCGTGCCCGTCGTTCTGATCCAGGGCGGGCAGTCCATGGACCCTTATTACGCGGCTGGCGGAATACCGCTGCGACCCGGGTTCGTGATGCAGTGGGCAAGAACCATGCAGGAGGGATTGAATCTCAGGGAGGCTGATCTGCGGGGGCTGGAAATCCTTGAATCAGGCAGGAAAAAGATAAGCATAGAAGCATGCAACCAGATCGCAGCCCACGCAGCTATTGATGATAAAGTCGTGCCTGTTGACCTGATCGCCCCTTACCTCTGCTTACGCTGCTCCGACATGGCTTACCTTGTTGAATCCCACCGCAGTAAAAACGGCGAGGTTCCCAGGTATCTTGTGGATTACCCTATTGAAAATGAAAATAAGGAATGGGCTTTGAGTTATCTCGCTACTATGCTCCGTACACTGACTAAAAAAATCAGTGATGCATCAGGAAAAGAGGTTACAGATAAAGATGTCCTGGAGGAGATAAAGCTTGAGAACAAAGGACGCCAACTGGCTCGTGATATTATCGAACTCTGGTGGTCGGCAAAGGTACCCCCGATAAACAGTACGGACTTTTACGGCGTACCGTTCCTTGCGAACGATTTCGTGGGAGACCCTGTTGCGACCGTGGGAGTTCTGGAAGAGACAAAGAAAGAGGTCGAGGAAAGGGTCAAACATTCGGTCATAGGCACAGGGCTTGTTGACGACCCGAAGCGTCTGTTCGTATGCGGCTCATGCGTGGGCCCGAATCCGCACCACGTTGAGAAAGCCGGAGGCGTACTTGTCGGGCGCGATGATAACTGGAGTTCTGTGAGTTCCGACGTCATGGAAAACGGAGACCCATATGAGAACCTTGGCAGAGCAATACTCTCTTTCCCCTACGAGCAGCCTACAGAGAAGAGGGCTGAGTGGACAGCCGAGCAGGTGAAGAAATCAAGAGCTGATGGTGTAGTATTCATGTACAACTGGGGCTGCAATTTCCAGACCGCGGTGGCAAGAATGATGTCGGATATTATCAAAGAAAAGACCGGAGTACCCACGACATTCATCGAGGTCGGTGAACTGGGGCGCATGGAGGCGCTGGAGCAGTCAGAGAACCGTATCGAGTCTTTTATCGAGATACTGAGGTAA
- a CDS encoding ABC transporter substrate-binding protein, which translates to MKKKLKFFSAALVLVVLIAAAAGSGLFSKKETRAIDNTPAIQKDLLTLRTTGNLGSSALPIDIAEEKGFFREQGIKLEIIGATQVGTESVQALLAGSIDIAGSAWQPWINAINRGARLKVVVAGQGQNVKEPGILWIVLKNSSIKSARDLIGKKIAVNGLGAEGDYVTREYLRQNGPSIDQVQLIVVPWPQHEQVLKSGQVDVVAANSPFSDKLLDGGDTRVLFSNYDVRGETALYVYGVREDLIEQNPEAVKRFVAAIAKAYDWSAENPEEAEKIVAEIYKKQGGNPDLAKYWSPKRTWEHGFIKDKDVQWWFDIFAKNGIIKNGQLKPSDIYTNEFNPYFKK; encoded by the coding sequence ATGAAAAAAAAATTGAAATTCTTTTCGGCTGCACTGGTATTAGTAGTCCTGATTGCCGCAGCGGCTGGATCTGGATTGTTTTCGAAAAAGGAAACAAGAGCTATTGATAATACACCTGCCATACAAAAAGACCTGCTCACACTTAGAACTACAGGTAACCTGGGTTCTTCTGCGCTCCCTATCGATATCGCTGAGGAGAAAGGGTTTTTCAGGGAGCAGGGTATTAAACTTGAAATAATCGGGGCTACACAGGTAGGTACAGAAAGTGTGCAGGCGCTACTGGCTGGAAGCATTGATATTGCCGGCTCTGCCTGGCAGCCGTGGATAAATGCAATTAATAGAGGTGCGAGGCTCAAAGTTGTGGTAGCAGGGCAGGGGCAAAATGTGAAGGAACCCGGCATACTCTGGATAGTGTTGAAAAACAGCAGCATTAAAAGCGCCAGGGACCTAATTGGCAAAAAAATCGCTGTAAATGGACTGGGGGCTGAGGGAGACTATGTTACAAGAGAATACCTGAGGCAAAATGGGCCCTCCATCGACCAGGTCCAGTTGATCGTAGTCCCGTGGCCTCAGCACGAGCAGGTTTTGAAGAGCGGACAGGTCGATGTAGTTGCAGCAAATTCACCATTTTCGGATAAATTATTGGATGGAGGGGATACAAGAGTTTTGTTTTCTAACTATGACGTACGGGGTGAGACTGCATTGTATGTCTATGGAGTGCGGGAGGACCTGATAGAACAAAATCCTGAGGCTGTAAAAAGATTTGTTGCTGCAATAGCTAAGGCGTATGACTGGTCGGCAGAGAACCCCGAAGAAGCTGAAAAAATTGTCGCTGAGATATATAAAAAGCAAGGTGGGAATCCTGACCTGGCAAAATACTGGAGTCCTAAAAGGACATGGGAGCACGGGTTTATAAAAGATAAAGATGTGCAGTGGTGGTTTGATATATTTGCCAAAAATGGAATAATAAAGAACGGCCAATTGAAGCCTTCTGATATCTACACCAATGAATTTAACCCGTATTTCAAAAAATAA
- a CDS encoding acyl-CoA dehydratase activase translates to MTKKIDDKPIFAGVDVGSLTTKSVIVSNGTILGHGLIPTGINTEENGLKALQKALDAAKLTRDDLKYIVATGYGRISAPYANKTVTEITCHAKGAHYLHPGTRTIIDMGGQDCKAIRLDEDGNVIDFAMNDKCAAGTGRFLEVMANVFKVKLNDLGPLALKAKEIVPMSSTCTVFAESETISLLARGEKPENILKGIHHAIANRVSGMFSRVGLESDVFFSGGVAKNVGMKSALEEVLKAKIVAPEYDPQLVGALGAAILAKSYGGKV, encoded by the coding sequence ATGACAAAAAAAATAGATGATAAACCAATATTTGCGGGTGTGGATGTGGGCTCGCTAACGACCAAATCTGTGATCGTATCCAACGGCACTATACTTGGCCACGGTCTTATTCCAACTGGGATAAATACGGAAGAGAATGGCCTGAAGGCTCTCCAGAAGGCGCTTGATGCGGCAAAACTGACGCGTGATGACCTGAAATATATCGTTGCTACAGGTTATGGCAGAATTTCAGCCCCGTATGCAAACAAGACCGTAACCGAGATAACCTGCCATGCAAAAGGCGCCCATTATCTCCATCCTGGAACAAGAACAATAATCGATATGGGGGGACAGGACTGCAAGGCGATCCGCCTGGACGAGGATGGCAATGTCATAGATTTTGCCATGAATGATAAATGCGCAGCGGGCACAGGGCGATTCCTTGAAGTAATGGCTAATGTTTTCAAGGTTAAACTTAATGATCTTGGTCCTTTAGCACTGAAAGCAAAAGAAATCGTGCCCATGAGCAGCACATGCACGGTCTTCGCCGAATCCGAGACTATTTCCCTGCTGGCAAGAGGCGAGAAACCGGAGAACATCCTCAAAGGAATCCACCATGCCATTGCGAACAGGGTATCCGGGATGTTTTCGCGCGTAGGTTTGGAAAGTGATGTGTTCTTCTCAGGCGGGGTGGCAAAGAATGTGGGAATGAAATCTGCACTCGAAGAAGTGCTGAAGGCTAAGATAGTTGCACCGGAATACGATCCGCAGTTGGTTGGGGCGCTGGGAGCGGCAATACTTGCAAAAAGCTACGGAGGAAAGGTGTAA
- a CDS encoding sulfurtransferase TusA family protein, translating into MAIIPEYELDVRGEKCPYPLIRTQQEVETLPKGAVLEVIANDPEAWQNIDVWITKSGHEFIDVVIKKGVYHIFIRKT; encoded by the coding sequence TTGGCGATAATTCCAGAATATGAGCTTGATGTCAGAGGTGAAAAATGCCCGTATCCTCTTATCAGAACGCAACAGGAAGTAGAAACGCTGCCAAAAGGCGCAGTGCTTGAAGTGATAGCAAATGATCCTGAAGCCTGGCAGAATATCGATGTATGGATAACAAAATCGGGTCATGAGTTCATTGATGTCGTGATAAAAAAGGGAGTTTACCACATCTTTATCAGGAAAACGTGA
- a CDS encoding ABC transporter ATP-binding protein: protein MSKILAENITKIFKTKTNGRQNGNSQLLALDSVNLEIKKGEFLALVGPSGCGKSTFLDIVGGMTQPSGGRIYIDGKPINGPALDRGIVFQGYALFPWRKALENVEFGLEAKGTPKNEREAIARKYLSLVGLSSFENHYPYELSGGMKQRVAIARALAYDPDVLLMDEPFGALDAQTREILQVELLRIWEETHKTILFVTHSIDEAVFLADRIAIMTARPGVIKDIVDVDLPRPRLDEETKSSPEFAKLRYDIWGLVKGEVAKAQQEVGCRHAVRSELIQKAGA from the coding sequence ATGTCAAAGATCCTGGCAGAAAATATCACAAAAATATTCAAGACAAAGACCAACGGCAGGCAGAACGGGAACTCACAACTTCTGGCTCTGGACAGCGTGAACCTGGAAATCAAAAAAGGAGAATTCCTGGCACTGGTAGGTCCAAGCGGATGCGGAAAGTCAACGTTCCTTGACATAGTGGGTGGTATGACCCAGCCAAGCGGCGGGAGAATCTATATCGATGGTAAGCCCATAAACGGCCCTGCTCTGGACAGGGGGATAGTTTTCCAGGGATATGCCCTGTTCCCGTGGAGAAAGGCTCTTGAGAATGTGGAATTCGGGCTGGAAGCTAAAGGAACGCCTAAAAACGAAAGAGAAGCTATCGCACGAAAATATCTCTCGTTAGTGGGATTATCGAGCTTTGAGAACCACTACCCGTATGAACTGAGCGGTGGAATGAAACAGCGCGTTGCAATAGCAAGGGCGCTTGCTTATGATCCTGATGTCTTACTGATGGATGAACCCTTCGGGGCACTGGATGCACAGACAAGGGAGATCCTCCAGGTAGAGCTGTTGAGGATATGGGAAGAAACACATAAGACGATCTTATTCGTGACCCACAGCATCGATGAAGCTGTCTTCCTTGCAGATCGCATTGCGATAATGACTGCACGGCCGGGTGTAATAAAGGATATCGTTGATGTAGATCTTCCCAGACCACGGCTGGATGAAGAAACAAAATCCTCACCTGAATTTGCAAAATTGAGGTACGATATCTGGGGGTTGGTAAAAGGTGAGGTCGCGAAAGCCCAGCAGGAAGTTGGTTGCAGGCACGCTGTTCGAAGTGAATTAATTCAAAAAGCGGGTGCGTAG
- a CDS encoding 2-hydroxyacyl-CoA dehydratase family protein, with the protein MALDTLKKIDEAVKERPGELAKARENGANVVGWFNYNIPEEIIHALGLIPVRLGKGGDDRLVEIGARYISTKNCVFVRESVGLFAENQDPYIKNTDMVAIDATCLQMYRMAELIKYYFKVNTVILGVPRNFYLPEGQEYFWKELEAFTHRLEEFSGNKLDKNKLAESIKLYNGIRKAIGKLYRYQAAVDAPIKWREVFDVIHAGYYLDREQYFSLLQELLKELKEKHGAPVTAKLNGDARILLSGSIIPPGDSKLLDIIEQVGGRIVGDDLWSGLSPFLHVDIKEPSIKGIADAYINRVPHAALPYLDLKTDRRLKNLKKQIHDQKAQGVIYHTLRYCDPFTFKAGETKDVLKKEGIPLLEIHTEYARSDIEAIRTRAEAFVEMIRNKHDREVEA; encoded by the coding sequence ATGGCGCTGGATACGTTAAAAAAGATCGACGAGGCTGTAAAGGAAAGACCCGGAGAGCTCGCCAAAGCAAGGGAAAATGGAGCAAATGTTGTGGGATGGTTCAATTACAATATTCCTGAAGAAATAATCCATGCGCTTGGATTGATCCCTGTCAGGCTGGGGAAAGGGGGGGATGACAGGTTGGTTGAGATTGGCGCCAGGTATATTTCAACTAAAAACTGCGTTTTCGTAAGGGAGAGCGTCGGTCTATTTGCTGAGAACCAGGACCCGTATATTAAAAACACGGATATGGTGGCGATAGATGCTACCTGCCTGCAGATGTACCGCATGGCGGAGCTTATAAAATATTATTTCAAGGTTAATACGGTCATCCTCGGTGTGCCGAGAAATTTCTATCTGCCTGAAGGGCAGGAATATTTCTGGAAAGAACTGGAAGCCTTCACACATAGACTGGAAGAATTCTCAGGAAATAAACTTGATAAGAACAAGCTCGCTGAATCCATCAAACTTTACAATGGCATAAGAAAAGCCATAGGAAAACTGTACAGATATCAGGCTGCGGTTGATGCTCCGATCAAATGGCGCGAGGTTTTTGATGTAATACACGCAGGGTATTACCTCGACAGGGAGCAGTACTTTTCGTTATTACAGGAGCTGTTAAAAGAGCTGAAAGAAAAACACGGCGCTCCGGTAACAGCAAAACTGAATGGCGATGCCCGCATCCTGCTGTCGGGAAGCATAATACCTCCCGGAGATTCAAAGCTTTTAGATATTATCGAGCAGGTTGGGGGCAGGATTGTGGGCGATGACCTGTGGTCAGGTCTTAGCCCCTTCCTGCATGTGGATATTAAGGAGCCGTCTATAAAAGGCATAGCGGATGCTTATATCAACAGAGTTCCCCATGCAGCGCTTCCGTACCTTGACCTGAAAACGGACAGGCGGCTTAAGAACCTGAAAAAACAGATCCATGACCAGAAGGCGCAGGGAGTAATTTACCATACGCTGCGTTACTGCGACCCCTTCACGTTCAAGGCAGGTGAGACGAAAGATGTCCTCAAAAAAGAGGGCATACCCCTGCTTGAGATCCATACCGAGTATGCACGCTCTGATATCGAAGCAATAAGAACCAGAGCGGAGGCTTTCGTTGAGATGATACGAAATAAACATGACAGAGAGGTGGAAGCATGA
- a CDS encoding ABC transporter substrate-binding protein → MKQNLKFFSAALVIIILVAGTAGFGSFSKKEAEVNKPGTSKDLTTLRTTVSLGSVGIHDIADEKGFFAEQGIKIESLGSTTGGTEGVQALISGSIDFASSAWQPWINAANRGSKVKTVVAAFGQNAEFQGQLWIVLKNSTIKTAKDLVGKKIAINVLGAESDYITREYLKKNGLSIDQVQLVVVPWPQHEQVLRSRQVDVVAANSPFSDKLLEGGDTRVLFSGYDVRGETASGAYGVREELIKQHPETVKRFVAAIAKAYDWSEENPVEAKKIVAEIYKKRGGNPELAKYWSPKRAWEHGFIKDTDIQWWLDIFVKDGIIKNGQLKPSDIYTEEFNPYSQK, encoded by the coding sequence ATGAAACAGAATTTGAAATTTTTTTCGGCTGCACTGGTGATAATAATACTGGTTGCCGGAACAGCCGGATTTGGGTCGTTTTCGAAAAAAGAGGCAGAGGTAAATAAGCCTGGTACATCAAAAGATTTGACCACCCTTCGGACTACGGTAAGTCTGGGTTCTGTAGGTATCCATGATATCGCCGATGAAAAAGGCTTTTTTGCTGAACAGGGAATTAAAATCGAAAGCCTCGGGAGTACAACAGGTGGTACAGAAGGCGTGCAAGCACTGATATCGGGAAGTATTGATTTTGCTTCATCCGCCTGGCAGCCGTGGATAAATGCCGCTAACAGAGGTAGCAAGGTCAAAACTGTAGTAGCTGCTTTCGGGCAAAATGCAGAGTTTCAGGGCCAACTCTGGATAGTGCTAAAAAACAGCACGATTAAAACCGCTAAAGACCTTGTGGGCAAAAAAATAGCAATAAATGTACTCGGGGCAGAGTCGGATTATATTACAAGAGAATATCTGAAAAAGAACGGGCTTTCTATTGACCAGGTTCAACTGGTCGTGGTACCCTGGCCCCAACACGAGCAGGTTTTAAGGAGCAGGCAGGTGGATGTAGTTGCGGCAAATTCACCATTTTCGGATAAATTACTGGAGGGGGGCGATACAAGGGTTCTATTCTCAGGTTATGACGTTAGGGGTGAAACAGCATCGGGTGCTTACGGCGTGCGTGAGGAGCTGATAAAACAACACCCTGAAACCGTAAAAAGATTTGTTGCCGCGATTGCAAAGGCATATGATTGGTCGGAAGAGAATCCAGTGGAAGCTAAAAAAATCGTTGCTGAGATATATAAAAAGAGGGGAGGAAATCCTGAGTTAGCGAAATACTGGAGTCCTAAGAGGGCATGGGAGCATGGCTTCATAAAAGATACGGATATTCAGTGGTGGCTCGATATTTTTGTCAAGGATGGAATAATAAAAAATGGCCAATTGAAGCCTTCTGATATCTATACTGAGGAATTTAACCCGTATTCCCAAAAATAA